The sequence AAAGTGGAGTTCACGCCAGTCTTGCCAAAGGTTAAATACAAAAAAAGAAACGACCATAGCCCGCATTCTAAAATTGATATAGCCGGTAGCAGCCACGCACCGCATGCAGGCATCAATGATGGGTACACCGGTTTTACCCGACTGCCAGGCTCTTATATAAAACTCATTTTTTGGTTTCTGTAATTCATCGCAGGCAGAATTCAAATTTTCAAACTCCATAAAACTGTGACTTTCGAACCTTTGCATAAAATAGCAATGCCAATGGAGACGCGAAATAAAATTATCCAGATCTCTTTTATTCGCTGATTTTTCATAATGCTGAAGTGTATACTGGTATACCATTCGCATACTAATGTTTCCATAGGCCAGGTAGGGAGATAGGCGGCTACAGCTTTTTCTGCTAAGCCCCGGCTTTGAAATATGTTTGCTGTAATTTATATAACGCGTTTTAATGAAACTTTCCATGTAACGCCAGGCGTAGGTTTCGCCTCCGGGTTGAAAATTCTTATCAGGGGTAATAATTTCTTTGGGAAGTTCTTTTCCTTTTATCCCGGAATAGAGGGAAGGGTCAAGAACAAGAAGATTCCAATTCGTTTCATTTACAAATTTCGGTACTTCCTTCATCTTCTCATGCCAGCGTTGTTCCCATCCGTTCTTCGATTTTAGTTTTCGTATCACGCCGTGTAACTGGTACTCGTTCCATGATACAGCCTGCATTTTAAAATAACCGGATATAGCAATATCTCTTTGATAACTCAGGTTATTTCCAATTTCCTGGTGCGAAAAAACTGAGGTTATTTTATACTGTTTTGAAAGTTCCTCAAATACAGGAAGTACCTCGCTGTGAAAAATATAAATTTGAGCGTGAATCGACTTAAGTTTAGTCTGCATCTCTAAAAGCGACTCGTAAACAAAACGCCAGTGTCTGTAAGCGCTGTCATCGTGAGCCATTAAAGAGGGCTCAAAAAAATAAACTAAAAGGAGAGGGAGCTTTTGTTGCTGCGCATAATAAAGTGGTTCGTGATCTGTAAAACGTAAATCACGTTTGAACCAAACAATATTAATGGCGGGCTTATCCATTGCTTTAACAATAAATAGTATCTCTCCTAAACAGGTAGTTATAAAATTTATTTCTTACCGAAACTCTCAGGTTCATTTCCGTTTAGATATTTTGTTGTGTGAAATAACTCTTTGCAAATTACATTTGAAGCGGTTGATGCCGCCAATTCGTTTAGAAGCGTGCTTCGTTTTACAATTCTCAACCCGTCTTCGCCATAATTTGTAACTGCTGAATTTCAGATTAGACTTCATTAAAACTTTTACCTCCGCTTCACTCAATCCGAACTGGAAATTTATGGCATCGAAAGTCGTTCTGTCTTCCCAGGCCATTTCGATGATGCGATCTACGTCGAGTTTTGTTAAAGCCGGGGCAGAAGCTTTACTGACCTCCATATATGCCATTGGCGAAGGAAGTCCGCTATAATAGCAAAAATTGGAGTCGTCATTTTCCATGATTAAATAGCTCTTCAAGTTTTTTAAAACGGTAATCGAAAATTTCATTGATCTTATTTTTGATAAACAAAAAGTTCACGATTTTACCAATGAAGCCAAATGGCACTTTATAATGTAAAACATCTATCATCTCAACACCCCCGGGAACTTCTTTTAAAAAGTGCTTGTGATGCCAGAAAGCATAGGGACCAAAACGCTGCTCATCTACAAAATACCGGTGATGCTCTGCGTGTGTGATTTCTGTTACCCAATGCATTTTAATGCCTAACACAGGTGTAACATAGTACTCAATGATTTGACCTGGATACATTTTTTTTATATCGTCCTTATCAGAAAGGATATGAAAACCCATGTAAGAGGGTGTTATTAAAGCGAGATTAGCTGGAGAACTCATGAAGTTCCAAACCGTATCGATATCACTTTTTAAAAGTTGAGATGTTCGCAATGTATTTAACATGCATCAAAGGTATTGATTTTTTGTTTAACAAATCAATACTTTTGTTAAACAAAATAAACTTACTATTTTAACCTCCAACTACTCAAAACAAGGTCGGCTTTGCTTATTTTTTATTTTATACTGACTCCTCAGGCTTTATCGGCATGTTCATGACGAAACAACTAAGTAATAAAAGGTCATTTTACCCCGGCCGCCTTCTTGAAAACCGAAAGTCAAAGTATCTTTTTATACCAGCCTTTGAGGAAGGGAAGGTGTGATGCAACCAATGCAAGATCTGCACGAAATAAAATAAGTCTTGCAGGCAGTCATTGGAGATTTCTTTTTCAGAGAGGACGCGCTTGCTCCTTTAGCAAGTAATTGTTTCATTTGATAAAGCCCCTCCCCAAAGGGTCAGCGAAGCTAATCCATCTCCCGCTACCAAAGAAAGAAAAACCCTTGATAAGTAAGATGATTAAGGGTTTTTCGTTTGTATAGGTTTGAAGCACTTTAATTTAAATTTATCTCATTTACTTTCAAATGATTACTGTTCGATTCCCCTAGGTTCTCAGTTAGTTATCACCGTTCATCCATTCACCATTTCAACTACAACAATCCGAGTATTGGCTAATTGAGCAAAAGGATATAAACGGAACTTTGTCCATATAAAAAAACAGAAAATGGATAATCAAAAGAAAATAATTTTAGTGACGGGTGCTTCGTCCGGTATGGGCGAAGATTTTGTAAAATCGTTATTAAAAGATGGGCACATTGTATACGGGGCAGCAAGAAGACTGGAACGAATGGACGCCATTAAACGCGCAGGAGCAAAAGTGTTAGACCTGGATGTTACAAATGACGAGTCCATGATCAATTGCGTTGCAACTATTATTAAGAATGAAAAAAAAATAGATATTTTAGTAAACAGTGCTGGCTTTGGTTTGAATGCAGCTGTTGAAGACGTTTCCATAGCGGACGCCAAATATCAATTTGAGGTGAACGTGTTTGGTGTAGCAAGGCTTATTCAATTGGTTTTACCTCACATGAGGGCACAACGTTCCGGAAAAATTATCAATATTTCATCCGTAGCAGGTAAAGTTTCTTCACCAATGGCTGGATGGTACCATGCCAGCAAACATGCGTTAGAAGCGCTTAGTGATAGCCTAAGATTGGAAACAAAGCAATTTGGGATTGACGTTGTGATTATCGAACCCGGTTCTGTAAAATCTGAATGGGGAGCTATAGCCATGGACAAAACCTTCAAAATTTCCGGCGATGGACCTTACAAAGCTATGGCAAAAGCCTATATTGCAAACGTTAAGGCTTTTGATCCTAAAGGTTCCGACCCTAGTGTCATTACAAATTTGCTTCAGAAAGCAATTGCTGCCAAAAAACCAAAAACAAGATATGCAGGTGGATTTATGGCTGTACCTTTATTGATCATGCGAAAACTACTTTCCGATAAAGCGTTTGATGCCATTTTATTAAGTCAGTTAAAGCCAAAAAAATAGCAAATTATTTTATTATGAAGGAAAGAAAAGCTCCTCCCGTTACAATCAATTCTATATCTGAGTTACATCATATTATGGGTTATGATAAACCGGAGCATCCCTTAATAAGTGTGACGAAACATACGAATGAACCTTCTATGATCCTGGACGGGCCGATAAGCTTTATTGCAAATTTTTATATTGTGATGATGAAGAGCGAGGTAAATGGTAAGTTAAAATACGGACAAAACTATTACGATTTTGACGAAGGCATTTTGGCGATGCTAGCCCCGGGTCAGGTTCTGTCTATCGATAATGGCCAACAATACAGCGGCAAAGGTTGGCTTCTGGCTTTCCATCCTGATTTTGTACGTAATTACCCTCTGTCAAAAACAATTAAAAATTACGGCTTTTTCGCTTATAACATAAATGAAGCATTGCACCTTTCTA is a genomic window of Sphingobacteriaceae bacterium containing:
- a CDS encoding TIGR03643 family protein; amino-acid sequence: MEVSKASAPALTKLDVDRIIEMAWEDRTTFDAINFQFGLSEAEVKVLMKSNLKFSSYKLWRRRVENCKTKHASKRIGGINRFKCNLQRVISHNKISKRK
- a CDS encoding deoxyribodipyrimidine photolyase produces the protein MDKPAINIVWFKRDLRFTDHEPLYYAQQQKLPLLLVYFFEPSLMAHDDSAYRHWRFVYESLLEMQTKLKSIHAQIYIFHSEVLPVFEELSKQYKITSVFSHQEIGNNLSYQRDIAISGYFKMQAVSWNEYQLHGVIRKLKSKNGWEQRWHEKMKEVPKFVNETNWNLLVLDPSLYSGIKGKELPKEIITPDKNFQPGGETYAWRYMESFIKTRYINYSKHISKPGLSRKSCSRLSPYLAYGNISMRMVYQYTLQHYEKSANKRDLDNFISRLHWHCYFMQRFESHSFMEFENLNSACDELQKPKNEFYIRAWQSGKTGVPIIDACMRCVAATGYINFRMRAMVVSFFVFNLWQDWRELHFLARQFLDYEPGIHYPQLQMQAGTAPFDTIRVYNPVKNSQEHDPEGLFIKQWLPELKNIPREFVHEPWKMTTEEQKLFLCELGKDYPEPIIGLEETRKYASDKMWKFKRQPLNVS
- a CDS encoding short-chain dehydrogenase/reductase; translation: MDNQKKIILVTGASSGMGEDFVKSLLKDGHIVYGAARRLERMDAIKRAGAKVLDLDVTNDESMINCVATIIKNEKKIDILVNSAGFGLNAAVEDVSIADAKYQFEVNVFGVARLIQLVLPHMRAQRSGKIINISSVAGKVSSPMAGWYHASKHALEALSDSLRLETKQFGIDVVIIEPGSVKSEWGAIAMDKTFKISGDGPYKAMAKAYIANVKAFDPKGSDPSVITNLLQKAIAAKKPKTRYAGGFMAVPLLIMRKLLSDKAFDAILLSQLKPKK